In the genome of Rhodamnia argentea isolate NSW1041297 chromosome 3, ASM2092103v1, whole genome shotgun sequence, one region contains:
- the LOC115750379 gene encoding COP1-interacting protein 7 isoform X1, which yields MDSGTRLDHAVFHLTPTRTRCDLVIFRGGTQEKLASGLFQPFVSHLKFVKDEISKGGYSITLRPPAKDLSWFTKSTFERFVRFVSTPEILERFINLEKEIVQIESSLQAYDLDIAHIAGQGDDGSPPAANLSIMKLPDSSKLQSETVGVNDLPQEENSRLRLQHLQESRKAMLLKSQAMAYARGRAAGFDMDDMDELISFADAFGASRLREACLEFKKLCEKKQADVPWMEELSAMEAYVSSDLSFPATSGIMLANEMSAPSQGVTLHYPSGDGSNNTVAANGFSGASNVENGKDDNVSPTPSAKAQMQIPWPHHFPPYMYPIQQMPPYPGYPFPVMQSVNPNNPNGNNQWPFNSEALYPDTKREKNNGSKSSSERKKKTSQKEEAEYSEQETHSSNSHSEEDSGESDSASVRERRHSSAGSTHPRKHKKKSSRTVVIRNINYISSKRKGEDPDGDSAEYSSIEDELIDGDTLKQSVEDVVESLKKSHKTKQHTHSKKDSNGQILGSSTVDAEDKDHENDQSSRGNKTNDNWGTFQTLLMTSTDKTGQPSYSRDEQSMLRSFEDESSHMAERTIELGKEKVGMKLKTSEDSFFASEDRRGMDDSVINSVDFGSVENLRPGLKRADCGDEVLLISGGTEEYGKMLNHTPTGDADMTLTRTRKGEDSFIVNMGTLKSGDPTLKEMIFDSDYVISRENQSLRPGKGKEDNIVDDSIMIQSRPSVDEPYNDFHLTRDISMVAEFTSAVEHENGTLDNSEDKRDLSKSYEPDDLFMMLDRDSEVEPGKQSWSLDSAIDISLAEAERFSRNESCDNTNDKNALDGDTNSGNKEVQAKKEPGRDAKSKVVQRTVGRNRPDLTSKTKKPSTITRSTVQKSKLEKEEEVRKKMEEMMIQRQKRIAERTAVSGLASTGSKKSPADSKTAKTPTKVDKNKSPSTGREMNKMNSQNQAVRV from the exons ATGGACTCGGGAACTCGTCTTGATCATGCTGTGTTTCACCTCACCCCAACTCGGACTAG GTGTGATCTGGTGATCTTCCGTGGGGGGACACAAGAGAAGCTGGCTTCCGGGCTGTTCCAACCCTTCGTCTCTCACCTCAAATTCGTGAAAGACGAGATTTCGAAAGGTGGGTATTCGATCACTCTTCGCCCACCCGCCAAAGATCTCTCCTGGTTCACCAAATCCACCTTCGAGAG ATTTGTGCGCTTTGTTAGCACACCAGAAATTCTTGAGCGCTTTATTAACCTGGAGAAGGAGATTGTACAAATCGAGAGTTCACTTCAAGCGTATGACCTGGATATTGCACATATAGCTGGACAAGGAGATGACG GAAGCCCTCCAGCTGCAAATTTGAGTATAATGAAGTTGCCTGATTCTTCGAAG CTACAAAGTGAAACTGTTGGAGTAAATGATCTCCCACAAGAGGAAAACTCAAg GCTTCGTCTTCAACACCTTCAGGAATCTCGGAAAGCAATGCTCCTTAAATCACAAGCGATGGCGTATGCTCGTGGACGAGCTGCTGGATTTGATATGGATGATATGGATGAACTTATTTCCTTTGCAGATGCCTTTGGAGCATCACGTTTAAG AGAAGCATGCCTTGAATTCAAGAAATTATGCGAGAAAAAGCAAGCAGATGTTCCTTGGATGGAAGAACTATCCGCAATGGAGGCATATGTATCATCAGACCTGTCATTTCCTGCAACTTCTGGGATAATGCTTGCCAACGAAATGAGTGCTCCAAGTCAAGGTGTCACTTTGCACTATCCAAGCGGAGATGGCTCCAACAACACTGTTGCAGCAAATGGGTTTTCTGGTGCATCCAATGTTGAAAACGGGAAAG ATGATAATGTTTCTCCAACTCCATCTGCCAAAGCTCAAATGCAAATTCCATGGCCGCATCATTTTCCTCCATACATGTACCCTATTCAGCAAATGCCTCCATATCCCGGATATCCTTTCCCTGTTATGCAGTCTGTTAATCCTAACAATCCAAATGGCAACAACCAATGGCCTTTCAATTCAGAAGCTTTGTATCCCGATACGAAACGGGAGAAGAATAATGGTTCCAAGTCATCCtcagagaggaagaagaaaacttcacaaaaagaagaagctgaaTATTCAGAACAAGAAACCCACTCCAGCAACTCTCACAGCGAGGAGGACTCCGGGGAATCTGATTCAGCTTCAGTACGGGAGAGAAGGCATTCCTCTGCAGGGAGTACCCATCCTAGAAAACACAAGAAGAAATCCTCTCGGACAGTCGTCATCCGTAATATTAACTACATTTCAtcgaagagaaaaggagaagacccCGACGGGGACTCTGCCGAATATTCTTCTATCGAGGATGAGTTGATTGATGGAGATACTTTGAAACAGAGCGTAGAGGATGTCGTTGAATCCCTGAAGAAGAGTCATAAGACCAAGCAGCATACTCACAGTAAAAAAGACAGTAATGGCCAGATTCTTGGGAGTAGTACAGTGGATGCTGAGGATAAGGATCATGAGAACGACCAATCTTCTCGTGGAAATAAGACAAATGACAACTGGGGTACTTTTCAGACTCTTCTTATGACATCCACAGATAAAACTGGCCAACCATCATACTCTCGGGATGAGCAATCGATGCTCAGAAGCTTCGAGGACGAATCTTCTCATATGGCGGAACGAACTATAGAACTGGGAAAAGAGAAAGTAGGAATGAAACTGAAAACTTCGGAGGATTCCTTTTTTGCGTCGGAGGATAGGCGAGGGATGGATGATAGTGTGATCAACTCAGTGGATTTTGGTAGCGTGGAGAATCTCCGTCCAGGTTTGAAGAGGGCTGATTGTGGTGATGAAGTATTGTTAATCTCAGGTGGAACTGAGGAATATGGAAAGATGCTGAATCACACACCCACTGGTGATGCAGACATGACTTTAACCAGAACAAGGAAGGGCGAGGATTCCTTCATCGTGAACATGGGGACATTAAAAAGTGGAGATCCAACTCTCAAAGAAATGATATTTGACAGCGACTATGTTATATCCAGGGAGAATCAATCCCTCAGGCCTGGGAAAGGTAAAGAAGATAATATTGTTGATGATTCTATCATGATACAATCTCGGCCGTCAGTGGATGAGCCGTACAATGATTTCCACTTGACGAGAGACATCAGCATGGTTGCCGAGTTTACTTCCGCTGTTGAACATGAAAATGGCACATTAGATAATTCAGAAGATAAGCGTGACTTATCAAAATCCTACGAGCCCGATGATCTTTTCATGATGCTCGATAGGGACTCTGAGGTGGAGCCTGGCAAGCAGTCCTGGTCTCTGGACTCTGCAATCGATATTTCGCTTGCAGAAGCGGAACGGTTCTCTAGAAATGAATCATGCGATAACACTAATGACAAGAATGCTTTGGATGGTGACACCAACTCCGGGAACAAAGAAGTCCAAGCAAAGAAAGAACCGGGTAGGGATGCGAAATCCAAAGTTGTACAGAGAACCGTCGGAAGGAACAGACCTGACCTAACCAGTAAAACCAAGAAACCGAGTACAATTACTCGATCAACAGTTCAAAAGAGCAAATTGGAAAAG GAGGAAGAGGTTcggaagaagatggaagaaatgatgattCAGCGCCAAAAAAGAATCGCCGAGAGAACTGCCGTAAGTGGATTAGCTTCAACAGGGTCCAAGAAGTCACCTGCAGATAGCAAAACTGCGAAGACTCCCACCAAGGTCGACAAGAATAAATCTCCATCCACAGGCAGGGAGATGAATAAAATGAATTCTCAGAACCAAGCCGTGCGCGTTTAG
- the LOC115750379 gene encoding COP1-interacting protein 7 isoform X2, producing the protein MISHKRKTQVFMLARLRLQHLQESRKAMLLKSQAMAYARGRAAGFDMDDMDELISFADAFGASRLREACLEFKKLCEKKQADVPWMEELSAMEAYVSSDLSFPATSGIMLANEMSAPSQGVTLHYPSGDGSNNTVAANGFSGASNVENGKDDNVSPTPSAKAQMQIPWPHHFPPYMYPIQQMPPYPGYPFPVMQSVNPNNPNGNNQWPFNSEALYPDTKREKNNGSKSSSERKKKTSQKEEAEYSEQETHSSNSHSEEDSGESDSASVRERRHSSAGSTHPRKHKKKSSRTVVIRNINYISSKRKGEDPDGDSAEYSSIEDELIDGDTLKQSVEDVVESLKKSHKTKQHTHSKKDSNGQILGSSTVDAEDKDHENDQSSRGNKTNDNWGTFQTLLMTSTDKTGQPSYSRDEQSMLRSFEDESSHMAERTIELGKEKVGMKLKTSEDSFFASEDRRGMDDSVINSVDFGSVENLRPGLKRADCGDEVLLISGGTEEYGKMLNHTPTGDADMTLTRTRKGEDSFIVNMGTLKSGDPTLKEMIFDSDYVISRENQSLRPGKGKEDNIVDDSIMIQSRPSVDEPYNDFHLTRDISMVAEFTSAVEHENGTLDNSEDKRDLSKSYEPDDLFMMLDRDSEVEPGKQSWSLDSAIDISLAEAERFSRNESCDNTNDKNALDGDTNSGNKEVQAKKEPGRDAKSKVVQRTVGRNRPDLTSKTKKPSTITRSTVQKSKLEKEEEVRKKMEEMMIQRQKRIAERTAVSGLASTGSKKSPADSKTAKTPTKVDKNKSPSTGREMNKMNSQNQAVRV; encoded by the exons ATGATCTCCCACAAGAGGAAAACTCAAg TCTTTATGTTGGCAAGGCTTCGTCTTCAACACCTTCAGGAATCTCGGAAAGCAATGCTCCTTAAATCACAAGCGATGGCGTATGCTCGTGGACGAGCTGCTGGATTTGATATGGATGATATGGATGAACTTATTTCCTTTGCAGATGCCTTTGGAGCATCACGTTTAAG AGAAGCATGCCTTGAATTCAAGAAATTATGCGAGAAAAAGCAAGCAGATGTTCCTTGGATGGAAGAACTATCCGCAATGGAGGCATATGTATCATCAGACCTGTCATTTCCTGCAACTTCTGGGATAATGCTTGCCAACGAAATGAGTGCTCCAAGTCAAGGTGTCACTTTGCACTATCCAAGCGGAGATGGCTCCAACAACACTGTTGCAGCAAATGGGTTTTCTGGTGCATCCAATGTTGAAAACGGGAAAG ATGATAATGTTTCTCCAACTCCATCTGCCAAAGCTCAAATGCAAATTCCATGGCCGCATCATTTTCCTCCATACATGTACCCTATTCAGCAAATGCCTCCATATCCCGGATATCCTTTCCCTGTTATGCAGTCTGTTAATCCTAACAATCCAAATGGCAACAACCAATGGCCTTTCAATTCAGAAGCTTTGTATCCCGATACGAAACGGGAGAAGAATAATGGTTCCAAGTCATCCtcagagaggaagaagaaaacttcacaaaaagaagaagctgaaTATTCAGAACAAGAAACCCACTCCAGCAACTCTCACAGCGAGGAGGACTCCGGGGAATCTGATTCAGCTTCAGTACGGGAGAGAAGGCATTCCTCTGCAGGGAGTACCCATCCTAGAAAACACAAGAAGAAATCCTCTCGGACAGTCGTCATCCGTAATATTAACTACATTTCAtcgaagagaaaaggagaagacccCGACGGGGACTCTGCCGAATATTCTTCTATCGAGGATGAGTTGATTGATGGAGATACTTTGAAACAGAGCGTAGAGGATGTCGTTGAATCCCTGAAGAAGAGTCATAAGACCAAGCAGCATACTCACAGTAAAAAAGACAGTAATGGCCAGATTCTTGGGAGTAGTACAGTGGATGCTGAGGATAAGGATCATGAGAACGACCAATCTTCTCGTGGAAATAAGACAAATGACAACTGGGGTACTTTTCAGACTCTTCTTATGACATCCACAGATAAAACTGGCCAACCATCATACTCTCGGGATGAGCAATCGATGCTCAGAAGCTTCGAGGACGAATCTTCTCATATGGCGGAACGAACTATAGAACTGGGAAAAGAGAAAGTAGGAATGAAACTGAAAACTTCGGAGGATTCCTTTTTTGCGTCGGAGGATAGGCGAGGGATGGATGATAGTGTGATCAACTCAGTGGATTTTGGTAGCGTGGAGAATCTCCGTCCAGGTTTGAAGAGGGCTGATTGTGGTGATGAAGTATTGTTAATCTCAGGTGGAACTGAGGAATATGGAAAGATGCTGAATCACACACCCACTGGTGATGCAGACATGACTTTAACCAGAACAAGGAAGGGCGAGGATTCCTTCATCGTGAACATGGGGACATTAAAAAGTGGAGATCCAACTCTCAAAGAAATGATATTTGACAGCGACTATGTTATATCCAGGGAGAATCAATCCCTCAGGCCTGGGAAAGGTAAAGAAGATAATATTGTTGATGATTCTATCATGATACAATCTCGGCCGTCAGTGGATGAGCCGTACAATGATTTCCACTTGACGAGAGACATCAGCATGGTTGCCGAGTTTACTTCCGCTGTTGAACATGAAAATGGCACATTAGATAATTCAGAAGATAAGCGTGACTTATCAAAATCCTACGAGCCCGATGATCTTTTCATGATGCTCGATAGGGACTCTGAGGTGGAGCCTGGCAAGCAGTCCTGGTCTCTGGACTCTGCAATCGATATTTCGCTTGCAGAAGCGGAACGGTTCTCTAGAAATGAATCATGCGATAACACTAATGACAAGAATGCTTTGGATGGTGACACCAACTCCGGGAACAAAGAAGTCCAAGCAAAGAAAGAACCGGGTAGGGATGCGAAATCCAAAGTTGTACAGAGAACCGTCGGAAGGAACAGACCTGACCTAACCAGTAAAACCAAGAAACCGAGTACAATTACTCGATCAACAGTTCAAAAGAGCAAATTGGAAAAG GAGGAAGAGGTTcggaagaagatggaagaaatgatgattCAGCGCCAAAAAAGAATCGCCGAGAGAACTGCCGTAAGTGGATTAGCTTCAACAGGGTCCAAGAAGTCACCTGCAGATAGCAAAACTGCGAAGACTCCCACCAAGGTCGACAAGAATAAATCTCCATCCACAGGCAGGGAGATGAATAAAATGAATTCTCAGAACCAAGCCGTGCGCGTTTAG
- the LOC115750361 gene encoding uncharacterized protein At4g04980-like, whose amino-acid sequence MSDLKGNNPKGRERLRLLEMKRAAIDQGVAHFCTALKSLGEFWKTNHEWMGKINCAELHGKESIDWEKLVDVVLATLYDLIKAGAESSEPMVLYEQKKDHSQQDITPGKVPTKSPSNRTSCSRPTSSNLEGKTTRRPSAEVSFIPCLLRPCGGSTAWKPRPIQVRGIEASNSEAQPAAAVQRNANAAAAVPPPPRSVPPPLPTPSKGLVTSPPPLPPLKGAAPPPPPPRTATTSLYTKKATTRLRRSAQIASLYRFLKAKMEGSNLEGKSNSGRKHHDQCSSGGKQGMADALAEMTKRSEYFQKIEIDVQTHGKMIMDLQAKINSFRTKDMVELLKFHDFVESHLNSLTDETQVLARFKGFPEKKLEALRAAAALYSKLNAIAVRLQNWEIVPPLGKLLDQIENYFSKMKREIDMLEQKKDEESKKFQRYNVEFDFTILVRIKESMVDVSSRCMELILKERREAKEKEREDTATRLGRGREDDSKMLWRAFQLAYRVYSFAGGHDDRADKLSKELAYEIETGS is encoded by the exons ATGAGTGATCTCAAAGGTAATAACCCCAAAGGCAGGGAGAGATTGAGACTCCTAGAAATGAAGAGAGCAGCAATCGATCAG GGAGTGGCCCACTTTTGTACTGCTTTGAAATCTCTAGGGGAGTTCTGGAAGACGAACCACGAATGGATGGGCAAGATCAACTGCGCCGAACTTCATGGCAAGGAGAGCATCGACTGGGAAAAGCTTG TTGATGTAGTGTTGGCGACTCTTTATGACCTGATAAAAGCAGGGGCAGAAAGTTCTGAGCCGATGGTTCTATATGAGCAGAAGAAAGATCACAGTCAACAAGACATCACACCTGGCAAAGTCCCCACGAAGTCCCCGTCCAACCGGACCTCCTGCTCTAGACCAACAAGTTCCAATTTGGAAGGGAAGACGACCAGAAGGCCATCTGCTGAAGTGTCATTCATCCCGTGTCTTCTCCGGCCTTGCGGTGGTAGCACTGCGTGGAAACCAAGGCCCATCCAGGTGAGAGGAATCGAAGCAAGCAATTCAGAAGCGCAACCTGCAGCTGCAGTACAAAGAAATGCAAATGCGGCGGCAGCggtaccaccaccaccacgatcTGTGCCGCCACCTCTTCCTACACCCTCAAAGGGATTGGTTACATCACCACCACCTCTGCCACCGCTCAAAGGAGCTGCTCCACCGCCTCCTCCTCCACGAACTGCAACAACATCCTTATACACCAAGAAAGCAaccactaggttgagaagatcagCTCAAATTGCCAGCCTTTATCGTTTCTTGAAAGCGAAGATGGAGGGGTCAAATCTAGAGGGTAAATCCAACAGCGGAAGAAAACATCATGATCAATGTTCTTCGGGTGGAAAGCAAGGGATGGCTGATGCATTAGCAGAGATGACAAAGAG ATCGGAGTACTTCCAAAAGATCGAGATAGACGTGCAAACGCATGGAAAAATGATCATGGACTTGCAAGCTAAGATAAATTCCTTTCGCACCAAGGACATGGTCGAGCTCCTCAAGTTCCACGACTTCGTTGAATCGCATCTCAATAGTTTAACAGATGAAACACAG GTTTTAGCAAGGTTCAAAGGCTTCCCGGAGAAGAAGCTGGAAGCTTTAAGAGCAGCAGCAGCTCTGTACTCGAAGCTTAATGCGATTGCCGTTCGCTTGCAGAACTGGGAGATTGTGCCTCCGCTTGGCAAGCTCCTTGACCAGATTGAGAACTACTTCAGCAAG ATGAAACGAGAGATTGACATGCTTGAACAGAAAAAGGATGAAGAGTCCAAGAAGTTTCAGAGATACAATGTCGAATTCGACTTCACGATCCTTGTAAGAATCAAGGAATCGATGGTCGATGTTTCTTCGAGATGCATGGAGTTGATACTTAAG gaaagaagagaagcaaaggagaaagagagagaggacaccGCGACGAGATTGGGAAGGGGAAGAGAGGATGACAGTAAGATGCTTTGGAGGGCTTTTCAATTGGCTTACCGGGTGTACTCATTCGCCGGTGGCCACGACGACCGTGCGGACAAACTCAGCAAAGAATTAGCTTATGAAATCGAGACCGGTTCTTAG